A window of Tursiops truncatus isolate mTurTru1 chromosome 8, mTurTru1.mat.Y, whole genome shotgun sequence contains these coding sequences:
- the FZD4 gene encoding frizzled-4 isoform X2, with translation MCTEKVNIPIGPCGGMCLSVKRRCEPVLKEFGFAWPDSLNCSKFPPQNDHNHMCMEGPGDEEVPLPHKTPIQPGEECHSVGTNSDQYIWVKRSLNCVLKCGYDAGLYSRSAKEFTDIWMAVWASLCFISTAFTVLTFLIDSARFSYPERPIIFLSMCYNIYSIAYIVRLTVGRERISCDFEEAAEPVLIQEGLKNTGCAIIFLLMYFFGMASSIWWVILTLTWFLAAGLKWGHEAIEMHSSYFHIAAWAIPAVKTIVILIMRLVDADELTGLCYVGNQNLDALTGFVVAPLFTYLVIGTLFIAAGLVALFKIRSNLQKDGTKTDKLERLMVKIGVFSVLYTVPATCVIACYFYEISNWALFRYSADDSNMAVEMLKIFMSLLVGITSGMWIWSAKTLHTWQKCSNRLVNSGKVKREKRGNGWVKPGRGNETVV, from the coding sequence ATGTGCACAGAGAAGGTCAATATCCCCATCGGCCCCTGCGGCGGGATGTGTCTTTCGGTCAAGAGACGTTGCGAGCCTGTCCTGAAGGAATTTGGATTTGCCTGGCCAGATAGCCTGAACTGCAGCAAATTCCCACCACAGAATGACCACAACCACATGTGCATGGAAGGGCCAGGTGATGAGGAGGTGCCCTTACCTCACAAAACCCCCATCCAGCCTGGGGAAGAGTGCCATTCCGTGGGAACCAACTCTGATCAGTACATCTGGGTGAAGAGGAGCCTGAACTGCGTTCTCAAGTGTGGCTATGATGCTGGCTTATACAGCCGCTCGGCCAAGGAGTTCACCGATATCTGGATGGCCGTGTGGGCCAGCCTGTGCTTCATCTCTACCGCCTTCACTGTGCTGACCTTCCTGATCGATTCTGCCAGGTTTTCCTACCCGGAGCGCCCCATCATATTTCTCAGTATGTGCTATAATATTTATAGCATTGCTTATATTGTCAGGCTGACTGTAGGCCGGGAAAGGATATCCTGCGATTTTGAAGAGGCAGCAGAACCTGTTCTCATCCAAGAAGGACTTAAGAACACAGGATGTGCAATCATTTTCTTGCTGATGTACTTTTTTGGAATGGCCAGTTCCATCTGGTGGGTTATTCTGACACTCACTTGGTTTTTGGCAGCGGGACTCAAATGGGGTCATGAAGCCATTGAAATGCACAGCTCTTATTTCCACATTGCAGCCTGGGCTATCCCTGCAGTGAAAACCATTGTCATCTTGATTATGAGACTGGTGGATGCAGATGAACTGACTGGCCTGTGCTACGTGGGGAACCAAAACCTTGATGCCCTCACGGGCTTTGTGGTGGCTCCTCTCTTCACTTACTTGGTGATTGGAACTTTGTTCATTGCTGCAGGCTTGGTGGCCTTGTTCAAAATTCGGTCGAATCTTCAAAAGGATGGGACAAAGACAGACAAGTTGGAGAGGCTGATGGTCAAGATTGGGGTCTTCTCAGTCCTGTACACGGTGCCTGCAACCTGTGTGATTGCCTGTTATTTCTATGAAATCTCCAACTGGGCGCTGTTCCGGTATTCCGCAGATGACTCCAATATGGCGGTTGAGATGTTGAaaatttttatgtctttgttgGTAGGCATCACTTCAGGCATGTGGATTTGGTCTGCCAAAACTCTTCACACGTGGCAGAAGTGTTCCAACAGATTGGTGAATTCTGGGaaggtaaagagagaaaaaagagggaatgGTTGGGTGAAGCCTGGGAGAGGCAATGAAACTGTGGTATAA
- the FZD4 gene encoding frizzled-4 isoform X1 yields the protein MAWRGAGPRVLGAPGGVGLSLRLLLLLLLLLRPARGFGDEEERRCDPIRISMCQNLGYNVTKMPNLVGHELQTDAELQLTTFTPLIQYGCSSQLQFFLCSVYVPMCTEKVNIPIGPCGGMCLSVKRRCEPVLKEFGFAWPDSLNCSKFPPQNDHNHMCMEGPGDEEVPLPHKTPIQPGEECHSVGTNSDQYIWVKRSLNCVLKCGYDAGLYSRSAKEFTDIWMAVWASLCFISTAFTVLTFLIDSARFSYPERPIIFLSMCYNIYSIAYIVRLTVGRERISCDFEEAAEPVLIQEGLKNTGCAIIFLLMYFFGMASSIWWVILTLTWFLAAGLKWGHEAIEMHSSYFHIAAWAIPAVKTIVILIMRLVDADELTGLCYVGNQNLDALTGFVVAPLFTYLVIGTLFIAAGLVALFKIRSNLQKDGTKTDKLERLMVKIGVFSVLYTVPATCVIACYFYEISNWALFRYSADDSNMAVEMLKIFMSLLVGITSGMWIWSAKTLHTWQKCSNRLVNSGKVKREKRGNGWVKPGRGNETVV from the exons ATGGCCTGGCGGGGAGCAGGGCCGCGCGTCCTGGGGGCCCCCGGGGGCGTCGGTCTCAGCCTGCGGCTGCTGCTGCTCttgctgctgctcctgaggccggCGCGGGGCTTCGGGGACGAGGAGGAGCGGCGCTGCGACCCCATCCGCATCTCTATGTGCCAGAACCTGGGCTACAACGTGACCAAGATGCCCAACCTGGTGGGGCACGAGCTGCAGACGGACGCCGAGCTGCAGCTGACAACTTTCACGCCGCTCATCCAGTACGGCTGCTCCAGCCAGCTGCAG TTCTTCCTTTGTTCCGTGTATGTGCCCATGTGCACAGAGAAGGTCAATATCCCCATCGGCCCCTGCGGCGGGATGTGTCTTTCGGTCAAGAGACGTTGCGAGCCTGTCCTGAAGGAATTTGGATTTGCCTGGCCAGATAGCCTGAACTGCAGCAAATTCCCACCACAGAATGACCACAACCACATGTGCATGGAAGGGCCAGGTGATGAGGAGGTGCCCTTACCTCACAAAACCCCCATCCAGCCTGGGGAAGAGTGCCATTCCGTGGGAACCAACTCTGATCAGTACATCTGGGTGAAGAGGAGCCTGAACTGCGTTCTCAAGTGTGGCTATGATGCTGGCTTATACAGCCGCTCGGCCAAGGAGTTCACCGATATCTGGATGGCCGTGTGGGCCAGCCTGTGCTTCATCTCTACCGCCTTCACTGTGCTGACCTTCCTGATCGATTCTGCCAGGTTTTCCTACCCGGAGCGCCCCATCATATTTCTCAGTATGTGCTATAATATTTATAGCATTGCTTATATTGTCAGGCTGACTGTAGGCCGGGAAAGGATATCCTGCGATTTTGAAGAGGCAGCAGAACCTGTTCTCATCCAAGAAGGACTTAAGAACACAGGATGTGCAATCATTTTCTTGCTGATGTACTTTTTTGGAATGGCCAGTTCCATCTGGTGGGTTATTCTGACACTCACTTGGTTTTTGGCAGCGGGACTCAAATGGGGTCATGAAGCCATTGAAATGCACAGCTCTTATTTCCACATTGCAGCCTGGGCTATCCCTGCAGTGAAAACCATTGTCATCTTGATTATGAGACTGGTGGATGCAGATGAACTGACTGGCCTGTGCTACGTGGGGAACCAAAACCTTGATGCCCTCACGGGCTTTGTGGTGGCTCCTCTCTTCACTTACTTGGTGATTGGAACTTTGTTCATTGCTGCAGGCTTGGTGGCCTTGTTCAAAATTCGGTCGAATCTTCAAAAGGATGGGACAAAGACAGACAAGTTGGAGAGGCTGATGGTCAAGATTGGGGTCTTCTCAGTCCTGTACACGGTGCCTGCAACCTGTGTGATTGCCTGTTATTTCTATGAAATCTCCAACTGGGCGCTGTTCCGGTATTCCGCAGATGACTCCAATATGGCGGTTGAGATGTTGAaaatttttatgtctttgttgGTAGGCATCACTTCAGGCATGTGGATTTGGTCTGCCAAAACTCTTCACACGTGGCAGAAGTGTTCCAACAGATTGGTGAATTCTGGGaaggtaaagagagaaaaaagagggaatgGTTGGGTGAAGCCTGGGAGAGGCAATGAAACTGTGGTATAA